In Macrobrachium nipponense isolate FS-2020 chromosome 30, ASM1510439v2, whole genome shotgun sequence, a genomic segment contains:
- the LOC135202168 gene encoding uncharacterized protein LOC135202168, translating to MGTKHHTTTSYNPTANGMVKRVHRSLKASLMACCKGPNWKAQHPWVLLGLHTAPRANGDPSPAEKLYGETKKMPGKFFPADSNNPDIPLPRLRAAARKFVPCQETYTNRKKQFRPSALDSCRFVFIRNNATHPPLMWPYWDPHRDVHQEEKAFLISIVGR from the coding sequence ATGGGGACCAAACACCACACCACCACGTCCTACAACCCCACAGCCAACGGCATGGTAAAGAGGGTCCACCGCTCTCTCAAGGCTTCTCTGATGGCTTGTTGCAAAGGCCCCAACTGGAAGGCCCAGCACCcatgggtcctcctcggcctccaCACCGCCCCAAGAGCCAACGGAGACCCATCCCCGGCAGAAAAGTTGTACGGAGAGACCAAGAAAATGCCAGGCAAATTCTTCCCTGCCGACAGCAACAACCCTGACATTCCCCTACCAAGACTCCGAGCAGCAGCCCGGAAGTTCGTCCCCTGCCAAGAAACATATACCAACAGGAAGAAGCAGTTCCGCCCGAGTGCCTTGGACTCCTGCAGGTTTGTTTTCATCAGGAACAACGCCACCCACCCGCCCTTGATGTGGCCCTACTGGGACCCACACCGAGACGTCCACCAGGAAGAGAAGGCATTCCTCATTTCAATCGTCGGCCGATAG